The following coding sequences are from one Limnobacter sp. SAORIC-580 window:
- a CDS encoding polyprenyl synthetase family protein: protein MPSPAPSVKSVLSPIAADMQQLDQVIRTSLHSEVSLINQISDYIINAGGKRLRPALVILTARALGANPQQMQQAIELAAIVEFIHTATLLHDDVVDESDMRRGRLTANAEYGNSAAVLVGDFLYSRSFQMMVKIGLMDVMDVLSEATNTIAEGEVLQLLNCKDPDVTEARYMQVIDFKTAKLFEASCRLAGIVTGQSKEAVANLGRFGAEVGSAFQLIDDVLDYAGESAALGKNVGDDLREGKPTLPLIHAMQHAAPQVQTQIRDAIANGGTQDVSAIMASIEQTGSLAYTRNKAQALSESAKTRLGKLTGNPYTEALAMLCDVAVNRNS from the coding sequence ATGCCCAGCCCAGCGCCCAGTGTGAAAAGTGTGTTGTCCCCCATCGCGGCCGACATGCAGCAACTTGATCAGGTTATTCGAACCAGTCTGCACTCCGAGGTCAGCCTGATCAACCAGATCAGCGATTACATCATCAACGCAGGTGGAAAACGCCTGCGCCCCGCATTGGTCATTTTGACAGCCCGGGCACTGGGCGCAAACCCGCAACAAATGCAGCAAGCCATTGAATTGGCAGCGATTGTTGAATTTATTCACACGGCCACACTGCTGCACGACGATGTGGTCGATGAATCGGACATGCGCCGAGGGCGCCTGACTGCCAATGCCGAGTACGGAAATTCTGCTGCGGTGCTGGTGGGCGACTTCCTGTACTCCCGCTCGTTTCAGATGATGGTAAAAATTGGCTTGATGGACGTCATGGACGTGCTGTCGGAAGCCACCAACACCATCGCTGAAGGCGAAGTATTGCAATTGTTGAACTGCAAAGACCCCGATGTCACGGAAGCTCGATACATGCAAGTCATCGACTTCAAAACTGCGAAGCTGTTTGAGGCCTCGTGCCGCCTGGCGGGCATTGTGACCGGTCAAAGCAAGGAGGCGGTCGCCAACCTGGGACGATTTGGCGCAGAAGTAGGCAGCGCTTTTCAGCTGATCGACGATGTGCTCGACTACGCAGGAGAAAGTGCTGCTTTGGGCAAAAACGTGGGCGACGACCTTCGCGAAGGCAAACCCACCCTGCCCCTGATTCATGCGATGCAACATGCTGCACCGCAAGTACAAACCCAAATTCGGGACGCCATTGCCAACGGTGGCACTCAGGATGTCAGCGCCATCATGGCAAGCATTGAGCAGACCGGCTCGCTGGCCTACACCCGAAACAAGGCACAGGCACTGTCCGAATCGGCCAAAACCCGCCTGGGGAAGTTGACCGGCAATCCTTACACCGAAGCACTGGCCATGTTGTGCGATGTTGCGGTGAATCGCAACAG